A single genomic interval of Aureliella helgolandensis harbors:
- the rnpA gene encoding ribonuclease P protein component has product MKPSNQPPPANQRFRAAMRVKRGVDFAVVFRVGKVAADESLVVHAIRNSLPHTQLGLSVSKKVGNAPVRNRWKRVIREAFRTSYAELPSGMRLIIRPRKGAMPDFHQVRRSLRRLAKRLGKQVGCHPERAGQSGN; this is encoded by the coding sequence ATGAAGCCCTCCAATCAGCCGCCGCCAGCCAACCAACGGTTTCGCGCAGCCATGCGCGTCAAGCGTGGGGTCGATTTTGCCGTCGTCTTCCGAGTTGGAAAAGTCGCCGCCGATGAGAGTCTAGTCGTGCACGCGATTCGCAACTCGCTACCCCATACACAATTAGGGCTGAGCGTATCTAAGAAGGTAGGCAACGCGCCGGTGCGGAACCGGTGGAAGCGGGTCATTCGCGAAGCCTTTCGAACGAGCTATGCAGAACTACCAAGCGGGATGCGTCTGATCATCCGGCCCCGCAAAGGCGCGATGCCCGACTTTCACCAAGTGCGACGCTCGCTGCGGCGGCTCGCCAAGCGGCTCGGCAAACAAGTCGGCTGCCACCCGGAACGCGCGGGGCAGTCGGGCAACTAG
- a CDS encoding DnaJ C-terminal domain-containing protein, with the protein MKTMSEDYYALLGVNNSASQDELQKAYRKLARKYHPDLNPDDKTAKQKFKEIQNAYDVLSEPEKRKMYDQFGPDFERMGAGGNPFQGGHGPRPGGGGAGFSFEDLFGGGAPGGGGGYQVEGDLGDIFRQFGGGTSGRQRAAPTKGQDIQEELTIPFATAVLGGEASVGVRRDGKSESLQLKIPAGVQSGKKMRLRGQGGPGGRNAPAGDLLITLTVAPHPFFKRSGNNLELRLPITLSEAALGATVDLPTPGGTVSLKIPAGSSSGRRLRVKGQGVRGASDNAGDLYVELQIKLPEALAKDNAVDDTVRAAIAQVETLYESPVRDKIIW; encoded by the coding sequence ATGAAGACTATGTCTGAAGACTACTACGCGTTACTTGGGGTCAACAATTCCGCTTCGCAGGATGAACTGCAGAAGGCGTATCGCAAGCTAGCGCGCAAGTACCACCCAGACCTCAATCCAGACGATAAGACGGCCAAGCAGAAGTTCAAAGAGATCCAAAACGCATACGATGTGCTCAGCGAGCCCGAAAAGCGTAAAATGTATGATCAGTTTGGTCCGGATTTTGAACGCATGGGCGCTGGAGGCAATCCCTTCCAGGGCGGCCATGGGCCGCGTCCAGGCGGTGGCGGAGCCGGATTCAGCTTCGAAGATCTCTTCGGCGGAGGAGCGCCAGGGGGAGGGGGCGGATACCAGGTGGAAGGCGATCTGGGGGATATCTTCCGGCAATTCGGAGGCGGAACGTCCGGTCGGCAACGCGCCGCGCCAACCAAGGGACAGGACATCCAAGAAGAGCTGACCATTCCTTTCGCAACTGCGGTCCTCGGCGGCGAAGCTTCCGTCGGCGTGCGCCGCGACGGAAAATCGGAGTCGCTACAACTTAAAATCCCAGCGGGAGTGCAGTCGGGTAAGAAAATGCGACTCCGCGGCCAGGGCGGTCCGGGCGGGCGCAACGCTCCTGCGGGCGACTTGCTCATCACGCTGACCGTTGCACCTCATCCATTCTTCAAACGCTCTGGAAACAATTTAGAACTGCGACTACCGATTACCTTGAGCGAAGCTGCCTTGGGGGCCACCGTCGACCTACCAACCCCTGGCGGCACGGTTTCTCTCAAGATCCCCGCCGGCAGCAGCAGCGGGCGACGCCTACGCGTGAAGGGACAAGGAGTTCGCGGAGCCTCCGACAATGCAGGCGACCTATACGTCGAGCTCCAGATCAAGTTGCCAGAGGCTCTTGCGAAGGACAACGCCGTGGATGATACGGTCCGAGCTGCCATCGCCCAAGTTGAAACACTCTACGAGTCTCCCGTCCGTGATAAAATCATCTGGTAA
- a CDS encoding triphosphoribosyl-dephospho-CoA synthase, with protein sequence MPPLPYPFDRCWSTADAIPLACLLEASAPKLGNVHPAAAFSDMQFSHFAGAAIALRNGFQNYASHPVGQIVLTAVQAMREQVGRNTSLGTILLLAPLAKGVVQEGTLESLQAAVGRELDGLTPDDSRQVYEAIRLAAPGGLGQRSTEDVAGDAPPNLVAAMQQVAGTDAVARQYATGFADIFERLLPWFNEELNRHADPLAAIVELQLRWLAHEPDGLIVRKLGMVVAGEVQRLAQQTLASKGKQREAAVAALDRFLREDGHRRNPGTTADLIAAAVFMRLVLP encoded by the coding sequence ATGCCTCCCCTGCCCTACCCTTTCGATCGTTGCTGGTCGACCGCCGACGCGATTCCACTCGCTTGTTTACTGGAGGCCTCCGCTCCGAAATTGGGCAACGTCCACCCAGCGGCCGCTTTTAGTGATATGCAATTTTCGCATTTTGCGGGGGCTGCCATCGCGCTCCGCAATGGCTTCCAGAACTACGCATCTCACCCCGTTGGTCAGATCGTTCTCACGGCTGTCCAGGCTATGCGGGAGCAGGTGGGACGCAACACGAGTCTCGGAACAATTCTGCTATTGGCTCCGCTCGCCAAGGGGGTGGTGCAGGAGGGGACGCTGGAATCCCTGCAAGCTGCCGTTGGGAGGGAGCTCGACGGTTTGACTCCTGACGACTCTCGGCAGGTGTATGAGGCAATTCGACTTGCCGCGCCGGGCGGCCTCGGGCAACGGTCTACCGAAGACGTCGCGGGTGACGCACCGCCGAACTTGGTGGCGGCCATGCAGCAGGTCGCAGGCACCGACGCCGTGGCACGGCAATACGCAACGGGTTTTGCTGATATCTTTGAGCGGCTATTGCCCTGGTTCAACGAGGAACTCAATCGTCATGCCGACCCACTGGCTGCGATTGTGGAACTGCAGCTGCGTTGGCTGGCGCACGAGCCCGACGGGCTGATTGTTCGCAAGCTGGGGATGGTCGTGGCGGGGGAAGTGCAGCGACTTGCTCAACAAACACTTGCTTCCAAAGGGAAACAACGCGAAGCAGCCGTGGCCGCCCTCGATCGTTTCTTGAGGGAAGATGGGCATCGTCGCAATCCTGGAACGACAGCGGACTTGATCGCTGCTGCCGTTTTTATGCGCCTCGTACTTCCCTAG
- the ruvC gene encoding crossover junction endodeoxyribonuclease RuvC — translation MADGQLVLGIDPALGTTGYGLVHCHGNRLKLVDAGVIRCRRNRPLEERLKELHDGMCEILAELKPDCFAIEQLYSHYDRPTTAILMGHARGAILLAAAQANLPVHSYAATQIKKTLTGNGRAPKTQMQFAVKHQLGLSVVPEPADVADALAIALTHYHFSQASPLLSQGTRARAI, via the coding sequence ATGGCTGATGGACAATTAGTTTTAGGAATCGACCCGGCGTTGGGCACGACCGGCTACGGACTGGTGCACTGCCATGGGAATCGCCTAAAACTCGTTGATGCAGGAGTCATTCGCTGCCGTCGAAATCGGCCCTTGGAAGAGCGATTGAAAGAATTGCACGATGGCATGTGCGAGATCTTGGCTGAGCTCAAGCCCGACTGCTTTGCCATCGAACAACTCTACTCGCACTACGATCGCCCCACGACGGCTATTCTCATGGGCCATGCGCGTGGCGCAATTTTGCTTGCTGCCGCCCAAGCCAACTTGCCGGTGCACTCCTATGCCGCGACCCAAATCAAGAAAACGCTGACCGGCAACGGGCGTGCCCCCAAGACGCAGATGCAATTCGCCGTAAAGCACCAATTGGGTCTGTCGGTTGTCCCGGAGCCAGCCGACGTGGCCGATGCTTTAGCGATTGCCCTTACGCACTACCATTTCTCCCAAGCCTCCCCCTTACTATCCCAAGGAACTCGGGCTCGCGCCATCTAG
- a CDS encoding CehA/McbA family metallohydrolase domain-containing protein: MILMLAKLIQTVRPSAVTVIFLAIATGSSGLSLATHARELGEIEIGIVEDQTGESLVTRVQLLDSKGRAMRIKGARFARGWNLVEGPLLYRGRAGNYRYQVFHGPQFSAGNGGFTLHDDGAGSDTLRLQRHANIADEGWRGADLLARGVPDLVRPWLAAEDLDLAVIVDEQTAAEQEVPDAESFVLQPTASPADAAWVEHGSYHDTRPGSGLVLHHWLPPAEVPVDLPSSRLLVMSKQSVVPAGGLPVHNEIQRLWARDVPVWLASGHVDSIQILSEHLTRDGTDATKFTPYLEPDPGRFRGPRGPGRLIEYLYWQVLETGLRIPPSAGSGYGKGNSPLGYNRVYANTPHLSPNYWWLALKAGNSFVTNGPLLRARVNGYDAGSILTVPRGQAEFHLDVTLTLTTSDPVEYLDVIFNGKTLYQARLDEYAKQGGVIPPLQVTESGWAVVRVVTEREHTYRLASTAPFYIEFDGRARISRSAVRFFQDWLAKATKELASDAESAAAAAPYLAAADMFWTQRLSEATAD, encoded by the coding sequence GTGATTCTTATGCTAGCAAAGCTGATTCAAACAGTGCGTCCTTCCGCCGTCACAGTGATATTCTTAGCGATTGCAACAGGCAGCAGCGGGTTGAGCCTTGCGACCCATGCACGTGAACTGGGGGAAATTGAAATTGGAATCGTTGAAGACCAGACCGGAGAGTCACTGGTAACCCGCGTTCAATTGCTCGATTCCAAGGGCCGGGCTATGAGGATTAAGGGAGCTCGGTTTGCCAGAGGCTGGAACCTCGTGGAAGGCCCGCTACTGTACCGTGGTCGGGCCGGCAACTATCGCTATCAGGTGTTCCATGGCCCGCAATTCTCAGCCGGAAACGGTGGTTTCACACTGCACGATGACGGGGCGGGGAGTGATACCCTGCGCCTCCAACGGCATGCCAATATTGCCGACGAGGGCTGGAGGGGAGCCGATTTATTGGCCCGCGGAGTCCCCGATCTTGTCCGCCCGTGGCTCGCCGCCGAGGATCTCGACCTAGCCGTCATCGTCGACGAGCAAACCGCAGCCGAACAAGAGGTTCCCGACGCGGAGAGTTTTGTATTGCAACCCACCGCCTCCCCAGCGGATGCCGCCTGGGTCGAGCATGGGAGCTATCACGATACGCGTCCTGGTAGCGGCCTCGTCCTGCATCATTGGCTTCCACCGGCAGAGGTGCCAGTGGACCTGCCGTCCAGCCGATTGTTGGTCATGAGCAAGCAGTCGGTGGTGCCGGCTGGGGGGCTGCCCGTGCACAATGAAATACAACGCTTGTGGGCACGCGACGTTCCAGTCTGGCTAGCCTCGGGACACGTCGATTCGATTCAGATTCTCAGTGAGCACCTCACCCGCGACGGAACGGATGCCACCAAGTTCACCCCGTACCTGGAGCCCGATCCTGGGCGCTTTCGTGGCCCTCGGGGCCCCGGCCGCCTGATCGAATACTTGTACTGGCAAGTCCTCGAGACCGGGCTGCGAATCCCGCCCAGTGCCGGCAGTGGTTACGGGAAAGGAAACTCCCCGCTGGGTTACAACCGCGTCTATGCCAACACGCCCCACCTCTCGCCAAACTACTGGTGGTTGGCTTTGAAAGCCGGCAATTCCTTTGTCACCAATGGGCCCCTGTTGCGTGCCAGGGTCAATGGTTACGACGCGGGAAGCATTTTGACCGTTCCCCGTGGGCAAGCTGAATTTCACCTCGATGTGACTCTTACCCTCACCACCTCCGACCCGGTCGAGTATCTCGATGTCATTTTCAATGGCAAGACGCTCTACCAAGCTCGCCTGGATGAATACGCCAAGCAGGGTGGGGTGATCCCGCCATTGCAGGTGACCGAGAGTGGCTGGGCCGTTGTGCGGGTCGTCACTGAGCGCGAGCACACCTATCGCCTCGCGAGCACCGCTCCGTTCTACATTGAGTTCGACGGGCGCGCACGCATTAGTCGCAGTGCTGTGCGTTTCTTTCAGGATTGGCTGGCGAAAGCGACCAAAGAATTGGCGTCGGATGCCGAGTCGGCCGCTGCGGCGGCCCCCTACCTAGCTGCTGCGGACATGTTTTGGACCCAAAGACTGTCGGAAGCGACGGCGGACTAG
- the ruvA gene encoding Holliday junction branch migration protein RuvA, whose translation MITKITGKLVSVADEIATFSIPPMEYEVYITENSRRHLQPLVGTEVALQTIHYLDGNVTSGGRLTPRLVGFLSTPERDFFELFCSVDGVGVKKALRAMTQPVQDIAVKIEQQDSKGLSGLPGIGPATAERIIAKLRRKMPKFALLVRRDSPAGEVLKDGVVEDTFQALLALGHGESDARQLIEQALASGGKFKDTETLIQAIYKKQFGS comes from the coding sequence ATGATTACCAAGATCACTGGCAAACTCGTTTCAGTGGCCGACGAGATAGCGACATTCTCGATTCCACCCATGGAGTATGAAGTCTACATTACCGAGAATTCGCGTCGGCATTTGCAGCCTCTGGTCGGGACCGAAGTCGCTCTGCAAACCATCCACTACCTCGACGGCAATGTAACCTCGGGCGGAAGACTCACCCCACGCCTGGTTGGCTTTCTAAGCACGCCGGAACGCGACTTCTTTGAACTCTTCTGTTCGGTCGATGGTGTGGGCGTCAAGAAGGCCCTGCGTGCCATGACCCAACCGGTGCAGGACATCGCCGTCAAAATCGAACAACAAGACAGCAAGGGCCTATCGGGTTTGCCAGGGATCGGACCAGCTACGGCGGAGCGAATTATCGCCAAGTTGCGACGCAAAATGCCCAAGTTTGCGTTGTTGGTGCGACGGGACTCGCCCGCGGGAGAAGTCCTCAAGGATGGAGTCGTCGAAGATACGTTTCAAGCCCTGTTGGCACTGGGCCATGGAGAGTCGGACGCCCGCCAGCTTATCGAGCAGGCACTTGCCTCCGGCGGAAAATTCAAAGATACCGAGACGCTCATTCAAGCAATCTACAAGAAGCAATTTGGTAGCTAG
- a CDS encoding RNA polymerase sigma factor has translation METIHRPLTSVAQLVESAQLGDRDAQTALYERYRESAIALAYRKVGNWDEAEELVQDVFIHAFDRIEQLRVPEAFGGWLRQIVRRMAINRLTRRRTAIAIDSEVLEAIHTSSNTPLDGVLDGERHEQVRSGLQRLGDVDRETLEAFYMVGQSLIEMAEHFEAPIGTIKRRLHVARKRLAREMESFQAL, from the coding sequence ATGGAAACGATCCACAGACCACTCACCTCGGTAGCACAACTGGTTGAGTCGGCTCAATTGGGAGACCGGGATGCCCAAACAGCCCTGTATGAGCGGTATCGCGAATCGGCGATCGCCTTGGCCTATCGCAAAGTGGGGAACTGGGACGAGGCGGAAGAGCTCGTTCAGGATGTGTTTATCCATGCCTTTGACCGCATCGAGCAGTTGCGAGTTCCCGAAGCATTCGGGGGCTGGTTGCGCCAAATAGTGCGTCGCATGGCGATCAACCGCCTAACGCGGCGCCGTACGGCAATTGCCATCGATAGTGAGGTTTTGGAAGCGATCCACACATCCAGCAATACACCACTGGACGGAGTCTTGGATGGCGAGCGTCACGAGCAAGTTCGGAGCGGTCTCCAGCGGCTCGGCGACGTGGACCGAGAGACATTGGAAGCGTTCTACATGGTCGGTCAGTCGTTGATCGAGATGGCAGAGCATTTCGAAGCACCGATCGGAACGATCAAGCGTCGTTTGCACGTGGCTCGCAAGCGTCTTGCTCGCGAAATGGAGAGCTTTCAAGCTCTATAG
- a CDS encoding alpha/beta fold hydrolase encodes MPDWKALYPFESKFLEIPISETSADKVRMHYVEMGPTPAAGEAATEQTVLCVHGNPTWSFTYREVLKQVSNQARVIAVDHIGCGLSDKPQNYNYCLEQHVGNLARLIETLDLRRVTLLVHDWGGAIGFGAALKHPARIEKFVVLNTAAFPPPYVPWRIAACRWPWIGNWGMRQLNLFARAALHMTLNRLPRLAPAVAAGLIAPYGNWHDRVAVARFVQDIPSRKSQATWQALTHIEQGLALFADHPVRLVWGMKDWCFRPECLERLEEKLPHAKSQRLEDVGHYVMEEAPEEVIGAVREVLELGGDAV; translated from the coding sequence ATGCCAGACTGGAAAGCACTCTATCCCTTCGAATCCAAGTTTCTAGAAATTCCCATTTCGGAAACTTCTGCCGACAAAGTGCGAATGCATTATGTCGAAATGGGGCCCACACCAGCTGCGGGAGAGGCTGCGACCGAGCAGACGGTGCTGTGCGTGCATGGCAATCCCACGTGGTCGTTTACCTACCGTGAGGTGTTGAAGCAAGTTAGCAATCAGGCGCGGGTGATCGCGGTGGACCATATTGGTTGTGGTTTGAGTGATAAGCCTCAAAACTACAACTATTGCTTGGAGCAGCATGTCGGCAATTTGGCGCGTTTGATCGAGACCCTTGATTTGCGGCGCGTCACTTTATTGGTCCATGATTGGGGCGGTGCTATTGGTTTTGGGGCGGCGCTCAAGCACCCGGCTCGGATCGAAAAATTTGTGGTGCTCAACACGGCTGCGTTTCCACCCCCCTACGTCCCTTGGCGCATTGCGGCCTGCCGCTGGCCGTGGATTGGGAATTGGGGAATGCGACAATTGAATCTCTTTGCGCGGGCGGCACTGCACATGACGCTCAACCGTCTGCCGCGACTCGCACCTGCGGTTGCTGCAGGTTTGATCGCCCCCTATGGGAACTGGCATGACCGAGTTGCCGTCGCCCGCTTTGTTCAGGACATCCCCAGTCGGAAGAGCCAGGCAACGTGGCAAGCGCTGACTCACATTGAGCAGGGCTTAGCACTTTTTGCCGACCACCCAGTGCGTTTAGTGTGGGGCATGAAGGATTGGTGTTTTCGTCCTGAATGCTTGGAGCGGCTGGAGGAAAAACTTCCGCATGCCAAAAGCCAGAGGTTGGAAGATGTCGGCCACTACGTGATGGAAGAGGCTCCCGAGGAGGTCATCGGTGCGGTGCGAGAGGTGCTGGAGTTGGGCGGAGACGCCGTGTAG